A single region of the Aurantiacibacter sp. MUD11 genome encodes:
- a CDS encoding DUF4170 domain-containing protein, which yields MSDKPQLLHLVMGGRVNDPRSVEFQDLKDIHVVGFYPDYASAEEAWRGWAQRTVDDAEMKYVIVHLHKLLEPSLPGA from the coding sequence ATGTCCGATAAACCGCAGCTCCTCCACCTCGTCATGGGCGGCCGGGTCAACGATCCGCGCAGCGTGGAATTCCAGGACCTGAAGGATATCCATGTCGTCGGCTTCTATCCGGACTATGCCAGCGCCGAAGAAGCCTGGCGCGGCTGGGCGCAGCGCACCGTGGACGATGCGGAAATGAAGTACGTCATCGTTCACCTGCACAAGCTGCTGGAGCCTTCGCTGCCCGGCGCCTGA
- a CDS encoding phage holin family protein, translating into MDDIEALFEDVRLYFDAELSYQKSRAGFVANQLKKVIAFGAVAAFFAVLATIGLTVGLIIALTPHLTAWGATAFVVLAWLVVAFLLVRRAGAEWQKVAEVMQSAAEEEQDDA; encoded by the coding sequence ATGGACGATATCGAGGCGCTGTTCGAAGACGTGCGCCTCTATTTCGATGCCGAGCTTTCCTACCAGAAATCGCGGGCGGGCTTTGTCGCCAACCAGCTGAAGAAGGTGATCGCCTTCGGCGCGGTCGCCGCTTTCTTTGCCGTGCTCGCCACCATCGGCCTCACCGTGGGCCTGATCATCGCGCTGACGCCGCACCTGACGGCCTGGGGGGCAACGGCCTTTGTCGTGCTGGCCTGGCTGGTCGTCGCCTTCCTGCTGGTGCGCCGCGCCGGCGCCGAATGGCAGAAGGTGGCGGAGGTGATGCAGAGTGCTGCGGAGGAGGAACAGGACGATGCCTGA
- a CDS encoding aldo/keto reductase yields MSDHPAIAGIPLVLGGNVFGWTAKGDEGFAVLDAFYEAGGRMIDTADVYSAWIPGHVGGESESYLGEWLSSRGVRSEMRIHTKTGMLTKKQPTTPGSMGDPDLYQPQAVLDHLTASLERLQTDYIDLYYAHRDYEELDIAQIVEVFDATTKDGKVRSLGASNFNADRLTAALAVADKTGAEPFRALQNEYNLVSRKAYGPELQALCTSRGIAMLPFFGLAAGYLTGKYRTPEDFENNVRGYRTKDYAEVGAPVLAAMDDISAETGASLPAIALAWLVHQPGIPAPIASARNVEQLEQLLEFTRVELGKEQMERLTAALA; encoded by the coding sequence ATGAGTGACCATCCCGCAATCGCCGGAATTCCGCTGGTCCTGGGTGGCAACGTCTTCGGCTGGACCGCCAAGGGCGACGAAGGCTTTGCCGTGCTCGACGCCTTTTACGAGGCCGGTGGCCGCATGATCGACACCGCCGATGTCTACTCGGCGTGGATTCCCGGCCATGTCGGCGGCGAATCCGAAAGCTACCTTGGCGAATGGCTGTCCTCGCGCGGTGTGCGCAGCGAGATGCGCATCCACACCAAGACCGGGATGCTCACCAAGAAGCAGCCGACCACACCCGGTTCGATGGGCGATCCCGACCTGTACCAGCCGCAGGCCGTGCTCGATCACCTCACAGCCTCGCTGGAGCGGCTGCAGACCGACTACATCGATCTCTACTACGCGCACCGCGATTACGAGGAGCTCGACATCGCGCAGATCGTCGAGGTCTTCGATGCGACCACCAAGGACGGCAAGGTCCGGTCGCTGGGCGCGTCCAACTTCAATGCCGATCGCCTGACGGCGGCGCTGGCCGTGGCGGACAAGACCGGGGCGGAGCCGTTCCGGGCACTGCAGAACGAGTACAACCTTGTTTCGCGCAAGGCCTACGGTCCGGAATTGCAGGCGCTCTGCACCTCGCGCGGGATTGCCATGCTGCCGTTCTTCGGCCTCGCTGCGGGTTACCTGACGGGCAAGTACCGAACCCCAGAGGATTTCGAGAACAACGTCCGCGGCTACCGCACGAAGGACTACGCCGAAGTCGGCGCGCCTGTGCTGGCGGCGATGGACGATATCTCGGCCGAGACCGGCGCCAGCCTGCCTGCCATCGCGCTCGCGTGGCTGGTGCACCAGCCGGGCATCCCCGCCCCCATCGCCAGCGCGCGGAACGTCGAACAGCTCGAACAGCTGCTCGAATTCACCCGCGTGGAGCTCGGCAAGGAGCAAATGGAGCGGCTGACTGCCGCCCTCGCCTGA
- the greA gene encoding transcription elongation factor GreA has product MQKVPMLAEGYEKLTADLKALREERPRIVEAIEEARAHGDLSENAEYHAAKERQGQVEAQIAELEDKTSRAQIIDPATLSGDKVVFGATVTVLDEDDKPLKYQIVGQAESDAKVGRISYESPLARALIGKSVGEEVEVTVPSGDKFYLIEKIEFI; this is encoded by the coding sequence ATGCAGAAAGTGCCGATGCTTGCGGAGGGCTATGAAAAGCTCACTGCCGACCTGAAGGCATTGCGCGAGGAGCGCCCCCGGATCGTCGAGGCGATCGAAGAGGCGCGCGCCCATGGCGACCTTTCGGAAAATGCCGAATACCACGCCGCCAAGGAACGCCAGGGCCAGGTGGAAGCGCAGATTGCCGAGCTGGAGGACAAGACCAGCCGGGCGCAGATCATCGATCCCGCCACGCTGAGCGGCGACAAGGTGGTGTTCGGTGCCACCGTCACCGTGCTGGACGAGGACGACAAGCCGCTGAAGTACCAGATCGTCGGCCAGGCGGAGAGCGATGCCAAGGTTGGCCGCATCTCCTACGAAAGCCCGCTGGCACGCGCCCTGATCGGCAAGAGCGTGGGCGAAGAGGTGGAAGTCACCGTTCCTTCGGGCGACAAGTTCTACCTGATCGAGAAGATCGAGTTCATCTGA
- a CDS encoding GatB/YqeY domain-containing protein → MLRDQIKTETVAAMKAGNKERTAALRLIAAKVKDRDIELRTKESAGDDDALVIDVLQKMAKQRRESIQMYEDGGRTELAEQEKAELAVIEEFLPKQMSEEETKAVIEAIKGELGAEGMKDMGRVMGELKKRHATVLDMGRASGWVKEALS, encoded by the coding sequence ATGCTGAGGGACCAGATCAAGACCGAAACCGTCGCCGCCATGAAGGCCGGCAACAAGGAACGCACCGCCGCGCTGCGCCTGATCGCCGCCAAGGTGAAGGACCGCGACATCGAACTGCGGACCAAGGAATCGGCGGGCGATGACGACGCGCTGGTGATCGACGTGCTGCAGAAGATGGCCAAGCAGCGCCGCGAATCGATCCAGATGTACGAGGACGGCGGCCGCACCGAACTGGCCGAGCAGGAAAAGGCCGAGCTGGCCGTGATCGAGGAATTCCTCCCCAAGCAGATGAGCGAGGAGGAAACCAAGGCCGTGATCGAGGCGATCAAGGGCGAACTCGGCGCTGAAGGCATGAAGGACATGGGCCGCGTGATGGGCGAGCTGAAGAAGCGCCACGCCACCGTGCTCGACATGGGCCGGGCCAGCGGCTGGGTGAAGGAAGCGCTCTCTTGA
- a CDS encoding flavin reductase family protein: protein MSDVGQSHAELVEAFRESMRHVASTVYAVTTLDAGKRYGILATAVSSLSFEPPSLLVCVNRSASLHDPLERAERFCVNVLGMGNRDVAEHFMLPRDDRFEVGDWVEEHGVPVLSSAQSSLICRTAHRHTYGTHTIFIGELLAASHREDATPLTYFDRDYIDISQAPLRRNDD from the coding sequence ATGAGCGATGTAGGACAGAGCCACGCGGAACTTGTCGAAGCGTTCCGTGAATCGATGCGCCACGTCGCTTCAACGGTCTACGCGGTAACCACGCTGGACGCGGGCAAGCGGTATGGAATCCTGGCAACGGCCGTCAGCTCGCTCAGTTTCGAACCGCCTTCGCTGCTCGTCTGCGTTAATCGCTCGGCCTCGCTGCACGATCCGCTGGAGCGCGCGGAGCGCTTCTGTGTCAACGTGCTGGGCATGGGCAATCGCGACGTGGCCGAACACTTCATGCTGCCGCGGGACGATCGCTTCGAGGTTGGCGACTGGGTGGAGGAGCACGGCGTGCCGGTGCTCAGCAGCGCGCAGTCGAGCCTGATCTGTCGCACGGCCCATCGCCATACTTACGGCACGCATACGATCTTTATCGGTGAACTGCTCGCAGCCAGCCATCGCGAAGATGCGACCCCGCTGACCTACTTCGATCGCGATTACATCGATATCAGCCAGGCGCCGCTACGGCGGAACGACGACTAG
- the carB gene encoding carbamoyl-phosphate synthase large subunit yields MPKRTDISSILVIGAGPIIIGQACEFDYSGTQAIKALKEDGYRVVLVNSNPATIMTDPEFADATYVEPITPEIVAKIIAKERPDALLPTMGGQTALNCALKLEEQGVLEKYGVEMIGAKADAIDKAENRQRFRAAMDKIGLESARSGVAHNMDEAYEVLERTGLPAIIRPSFTLGGTGGGVAYNKQEFERIVRSGLDASPTTEVLIEESLLGWKEYEMEVVRDKHDNAIIICSIENVDPMGVHTGDSITVAPALTLTDKEYQIMRTASINVLREIGVETGGSNVQFAVNPKDGRLIVIEMNPRVSRSSALASKATGFPIARVAAKLAVGYTLDEITNEITGATPASFEPTIDYVVTKIPRFAFEKFKGAEPLLSTAMKSVGEVMAIGRNFKESMQKALRGLETGLDGFNRVPELEGKSRDFITAALSQATPDRILKIAQAFREGFTVEEINTITHYDPWFLRHIEEIIYEEQMIAQEGLPNQADELRRLKAMGFSDKRLATLAVRSVGVAGGLGETQAKRSGLLHDALRAMAGATSEQEVRELRQKLGVLPVFKRIDSCAAEFEAITPYMYSTYEAPSFGEPENEAWPSDREKIVILGGGPNRIGQGIEFDYCCVHACFALADAGYETIMVNCNPETVSTDYDTSDRLYFEPLTAEDVLEILRVEHSKGTLKGVIVQFGGQTPLKLAGALEEAGIPILGTSPDAIDLAEDRERFAKLVNKLKLKQPDNGIAYSHEEALAVAHRIGYPVLLRPSYVLGGRAMEIVDSDAQLENYIKTAVDVSGDSPVLVDQYLRDAVECDVDALCDGEQVVIAGVMQHIEEAGVHSGDSACSLPPYSLSDEIVQEMERQAEALAMSLGVRGLMNVQFAVKDGEVYLIEVNPRASRTVPFVAKATGSQIAKIAARVMAGEKLADMPKIKRELDYVAVKEAVFPFARFPGSDPVLTPEMKSTGEVMGIDRDFATAYTKSQIAAGTMLPKEGCLFVSVKDSDKAHIVAPVKQLVDLGFSVVATGGTATYLAEQGLPIERVNKVAEGRPHIVDKIVDGEIALVFNTTEGWQSHKDSQSIRASALEMKVPYYTTAAASAAAAQAIASVNASELEVRSLQDYYG; encoded by the coding sequence ATGCCCAAACGTACCGACATCTCCTCCATCCTCGTCATTGGCGCCGGTCCGATCATCATCGGCCAGGCTTGCGAGTTCGACTATTCCGGCACGCAGGCGATCAAGGCGCTGAAGGAGGATGGCTACCGCGTCGTCCTGGTCAATTCCAACCCGGCCACGATCATGACCGACCCGGAGTTCGCCGACGCGACCTACGTCGAGCCGATCACGCCGGAAATCGTCGCCAAGATCATCGCCAAGGAAAGGCCCGATGCGCTGCTGCCCACCATGGGCGGGCAGACGGCGCTCAACTGCGCGCTGAAGCTGGAAGAGCAGGGCGTGCTGGAGAAGTACGGTGTGGAGATGATCGGCGCCAAGGCCGATGCCATCGACAAGGCCGAGAACCGCCAGCGTTTCCGCGCGGCGATGGACAAGATCGGCCTCGAAAGCGCGCGCTCCGGCGTCGCGCACAACATGGACGAGGCATACGAGGTGCTGGAGCGCACCGGTCTTCCCGCCATCATCCGCCCGAGCTTCACGCTGGGCGGCACCGGCGGCGGCGTGGCCTACAACAAGCAGGAATTCGAGCGCATCGTCCGTTCCGGCCTCGATGCCAGCCCGACCACCGAGGTGCTGATCGAGGAAAGCCTGCTCGGCTGGAAGGAATACGAGATGGAAGTCGTGCGCGACAAGCACGACAACGCCATCATCATCTGCTCGATCGAGAACGTCGATCCGATGGGCGTCCACACGGGCGATTCCATCACCGTCGCGCCGGCGCTGACGCTGACCGACAAGGAATACCAGATCATGCGCACCGCCAGCATCAATGTGCTGCGCGAGATCGGCGTGGAGACGGGCGGTTCGAACGTGCAGTTCGCAGTCAACCCGAAGGACGGCCGCCTGATCGTGATCGAGATGAACCCGCGCGTGTCGCGGTCCTCGGCCCTCGCGTCGAAGGCCACCGGCTTTCCCATTGCCCGCGTCGCCGCCAAGCTGGCCGTGGGCTACACGCTGGACGAGATCACCAACGAGATCACCGGCGCGACGCCGGCCTCGTTCGAGCCGACCATCGACTATGTCGTCACCAAGATCCCGCGCTTCGCCTTCGAGAAGTTCAAGGGCGCCGAGCCGCTGCTCTCCACCGCGATGAAGTCGGTCGGCGAGGTCATGGCCATCGGCCGCAACTTCAAGGAATCGATGCAGAAGGCGCTGCGCGGCCTCGAAACCGGGCTCGACGGCTTCAACCGCGTGCCCGAGCTGGAAGGCAAGAGCCGCGATTTCATCACCGCTGCCCTGTCGCAGGCGACGCCGGACCGAATCCTCAAGATCGCACAGGCCTTCCGCGAAGGCTTCACGGTGGAAGAGATCAACACGATCACCCACTACGACCCGTGGTTCCTGCGGCATATCGAGGAGATCATCTACGAAGAGCAGATGATCGCGCAGGAAGGCCTGCCCAACCAGGCCGACGAACTGCGCCGCCTGAAGGCCATGGGCTTCTCCGACAAGCGCCTCGCCACGCTGGCCGTGCGTTCGGTCGGTGTCGCGGGCGGCCTGGGGGAAACGCAGGCCAAGCGTTCGGGCCTTCTGCATGACGCCCTGCGCGCCATGGCGGGCGCCACCAGCGAACAGGAAGTGCGCGAACTGCGCCAGAAGCTGGGCGTGCTGCCGGTGTTCAAGCGGATCGACAGCTGCGCCGCCGAGTTCGAGGCGATCACGCCCTACATGTACTCCACCTACGAAGCGCCCAGCTTCGGCGAGCCGGAGAACGAGGCCTGGCCGTCCGACCGCGAGAAGATCGTCATCCTCGGCGGTGGCCCGAACCGCATCGGGCAGGGCATCGAGTTCGACTATTGCTGCGTCCACGCCTGCTTCGCGCTGGCCGACGCGGGCTATGAGACGATCATGGTCAACTGCAACCCGGAGACGGTCTCGACCGACTACGACACCTCCGACCGCCTCTATTTCGAGCCGCTGACGGCCGAGGACGTGCTGGAAATCCTGCGCGTCGAGCACTCCAAGGGCACGCTGAAGGGCGTGATCGTGCAGTTCGGCGGGCAGACCCCGCTGAAGCTGGCGGGTGCGCTGGAAGAGGCGGGCATCCCGATCCTCGGCACCAGCCCCGATGCCATCGACCTTGCCGAGGACCGCGAGCGGTTCGCCAAGCTTGTCAACAAGCTGAAGCTGAAGCAGCCCGACAACGGCATCGCCTACAGCCACGAAGAGGCGCTCGCCGTGGCCCACCGCATCGGTTACCCGGTGCTGCTGCGCCCGTCCTACGTGCTGGGCGGCCGGGCGATGGAAATCGTCGACAGCGATGCGCAGCTGGAAAACTACATCAAGACCGCCGTGGACGTGTCGGGCGACAGCCCGGTGCTGGTCGACCAGTACCTGCGCGACGCCGTGGAATGCGACGTCGATGCGCTGTGCGACGGCGAACAGGTCGTGATCGCAGGCGTCATGCAGCACATCGAGGAAGCCGGTGTCCACTCCGGCGACAGTGCCTGCTCGCTGCCGCCCTACAGCCTGTCCGACGAGATCGTGCAGGAAATGGAGCGTCAGGCCGAGGCGCTGGCCATGTCGCTGGGCGTGCGCGGGCTGATGAACGTGCAGTTCGCGGTGAAGGACGGCGAGGTCTACCTGATCGAGGTGAACCCGCGTGCCAGCCGCACCGTGCCCTTCGTCGCCAAGGCCACCGGCAGCCAGATCGCCAAGATCGCCGCGCGCGTGATGGCAGGCGAGAAGCTGGCCGACATGCCGAAGATCAAGCGTGAGCTGGACTATGTGGCGGTGAAGGAGGCGGTATTCCCCTTCGCGCGCTTCCCCGGCTCTGACCCCGTGTTGACACCGGAGATGAAGTCTACCGGCGAAGTCATGGGAATCGATAGGGATTTTGCCACTGCCTACACCAAGTCGCAGATCGCCGCAGGCACCATGCTGCCCAAGGAAGGCTGCCTGTTCGTCTCGGTGAAGGACAGCGACAAGGCGCATATCGTGGCCCCGGTGAAGCAGCTGGTGGACCTCGGTTTCAGCGTGGTCGCCACCGGCGGCACCGCCACCTACCTGGCCGAGCAGGGCCTGCCGATCGAACGGGTCAACAAGGTGGCCGAGGGACGTCCGCACATCGTCGACAAGATCGTCGATGGCGAGATCGCGTTGGTGTTCAACACCACCGAGGGTTGGCAGAGCCACAAGGACAGCCAGTCGATCCGTGCAAGTGCGCTGGAAATGAAGGTTCCCTATTACACCACTGCCGCCGCTTCGGCGGCCGCGGCACAGGCCATTGCGTCCGTAAATGCAAGCGAACTTGAAGTGCGCAGCTTGCAGGACTATTATGGATAG
- the ribB gene encoding 3,4-dihydroxy-2-butanone-4-phosphate synthase translates to MSDLTIARVREMIAAGKMTRAGLARAAGLHANTLRDCTEDGWNPTVETLGKLDRFLTENDETPVLVGIEEIIEEARNGRMFILVDDEDRENEGDLIIPGQMATPDAINFMATHGRGLICLALTRQRVEALGLELMSRKNRTRHETAFTVAIEARTGVTTGISAADRARTVSVAIDASKGADDIVTPGHVFPLVAREGGVLVRAGHTEAAVDISRLAGLNPSGVICEIMNEDGSMARLEDLIGFARKHSLKIGTIRDLIAYRRQNDHLVEKREEERFASKWGDDWRAISFYNTATKGETLALVKGHIDPSTPTLVRMHALSLFDDVFARKGGRSNLLEGAMRAIAEEGSGVVVLINRATDGFVSRAVRRLAKKPPVDDDMPPEEQRDYGVGAQILTELGVRDMVLLTNTSHSLVGLDGYGLSIVGERPIELEENA, encoded by the coding sequence ATGAGTGATCTGACAATAGCCCGAGTCCGCGAGATGATCGCGGCAGGAAAAATGACCCGCGCCGGCCTTGCCCGCGCTGCCGGTCTCCACGCCAACACCCTTCGCGACTGCACCGAGGACGGCTGGAACCCCACCGTCGAAACCCTCGGCAAACTCGACCGCTTCCTGACCGAGAACGACGAGACCCCCGTGCTCGTCGGGATCGAGGAAATCATCGAGGAAGCGCGCAACGGCCGCATGTTCATCCTGGTGGATGACGAGGACCGCGAGAACGAGGGCGACCTCATCATCCCCGGCCAGATGGCCACGCCCGATGCCATCAACTTCATGGCGACCCATGGCCGCGGCCTGATCTGCCTCGCCCTCACCCGCCAGCGGGTCGAGGCGCTGGGGCTGGAGCTGATGAGCCGCAAGAACCGTACCCGGCACGAAACCGCCTTCACCGTCGCCATCGAGGCGCGCACTGGCGTCACCACCGGCATTTCCGCGGCAGACCGGGCGCGCACCGTCTCCGTCGCCATCGATGCCTCGAAAGGGGCGGACGACATCGTCACCCCCGGCCACGTGTTCCCGCTGGTCGCCCGCGAGGGCGGCGTGCTGGTGCGTGCCGGCCATACCGAGGCTGCCGTCGACATCTCCCGCCTCGCCGGCCTCAACCCCAGCGGCGTGATCTGCGAGATCATGAACGAGGACGGGTCCATGGCGCGGCTGGAGGACCTGATCGGCTTCGCCCGCAAGCACAGCCTGAAGATCGGCACGATCCGCGACCTGATCGCCTATCGCCGCCAGAACGACCATCTGGTGGAGAAGCGCGAAGAGGAACGCTTCGCCAGCAAGTGGGGCGACGACTGGCGCGCCATCAGCTTCTACAACACCGCCACCAAGGGCGAGACACTAGCGCTGGTGAAGGGCCATATCGACCCGAGCACTCCCACCCTGGTGCGCATGCATGCCTTGTCGCTGTTCGACGATGTCTTCGCCCGCAAGGGCGGACGCAGCAACCTGCTCGAAGGCGCGATGCGCGCGATTGCCGAGGAAGGCTCCGGCGTCGTCGTACTGATCAACCGCGCCACCGATGGGTTCGTCTCGCGCGCCGTGCGTCGCCTTGCCAAGAAGCCGCCGGTGGACGACGACATGCCGCCGGAGGAGCAGCGCGACTATGGCGTCGGAGCGCAGATCCTTACCGAACTCGGCGTGCGCGACATGGTGCTGCTCACCAACACCAGCCATTCGCTCGTCGGGCTGGACGGATACGGCCTCTCCATCGTAGGCGAACGGCCCATCGAACTTGAGGAGAATGCCTGA
- the ribH gene encoding 6,7-dimethyl-8-ribityllumazine synthase, whose amino-acid sequence MARFLIVEARFYGHLNDMLIDGARNALRDAGHEVDVITVPGALEVPGAIALAAESGQYDGFVAIGVVIRGETYHFEIVAGESARAIMALTMDGIPIGNGILTTENEEQALVRADPAQKNKGGEAAQAAIRLLELREQFA is encoded by the coding sequence ATGGCCCGCTTTTTGATCGTGGAAGCCCGCTTCTACGGCCATCTGAACGACATGCTGATCGACGGCGCGCGCAATGCCCTGCGTGATGCGGGGCACGAGGTCGACGTGATCACCGTGCCCGGCGCGCTGGAAGTGCCCGGCGCCATCGCGCTGGCGGCCGAAAGCGGCCAGTATGACGGCTTCGTCGCCATCGGCGTGGTCATCCGGGGGGAGACCTATCACTTCGAGATCGTCGCCGGCGAAAGCGCCCGCGCGATCATGGCGCTGACCATGGACGGCATTCCCATCGGCAATGGCATCCTCACAACGGAGAACGAGGAACAGGCGCTGGTCCGCGCGGACCCGGCGCAGAAGAACAAGGGCGGCGAAGCGGCACAGGCCGCGATCCGCCTGCTGGAATTGAGGGAGCAATTCGCATGA
- the carA gene encoding glutamine-hydrolyzing carbamoyl-phosphate synthase small subunit, translating to MAFLASSRAQPKGATGVLVLADGTVVWGRGFGATGSAVGEVCFNTAMTGYQEVMTDPSYAAQIVTFTFPHIGNVGTNAEDVESAVESAVGCVVREDITRSSNFRAEGEFTDWMVKHGKIGLSGVDTRALTRRIRLSGAPNAVIAHDPNGEFDLDALLQQAQEWPGLEGMDLAQRVTREKQEDWQGSFWQLGHGYGSAENGSRPHVVAIDYGAKDNIFRNLVKAGARVTVVPARTPLEEILALEPAGVFLSNGPGDPAATGEYAVPVIKALLDKDVPLFGICLGHQMLALAAGAKTTKMHQGHRGANHPVQRVGEGWGDTAGLVEITSMNHGFAVDADTLPAGVEQTHVSLFDGSNCGISISGKKAFGVQYHPEASPGPQDSFYLFEKFVGMLD from the coding sequence ATGGCCTTTCTCGCTTCTTCGCGCGCGCAACCCAAAGGAGCGACAGGAGTCCTCGTTCTGGCAGACGGAACCGTCGTCTGGGGCCGCGGCTTCGGCGCCACCGGCAGCGCGGTGGGCGAAGTCTGCTTCAACACCGCGATGACCGGTTACCAGGAGGTGATGACCGATCCCAGCTACGCGGCGCAGATCGTCACCTTCACCTTCCCGCATATCGGCAACGTCGGCACCAATGCTGAGGATGTCGAGAGCGCGGTCGAAAGCGCCGTGGGCTGCGTGGTGCGAGAGGACATCACCCGCTCCTCCAACTTCCGCGCCGAGGGCGAGTTCACCGACTGGATGGTGAAGCACGGCAAGATCGGCCTGTCGGGCGTGGATACCCGGGCGCTGACTCGCCGCATCCGGCTGTCGGGCGCGCCTAATGCCGTGATCGCGCATGATCCGAATGGTGAGTTCGACCTCGATGCGCTGCTGCAGCAGGCGCAGGAATGGCCGGGGCTGGAAGGCATGGACCTCGCCCAGCGCGTGACCCGCGAAAAGCAGGAAGACTGGCAGGGCAGTTTCTGGCAGCTGGGCCATGGCTACGGCTCGGCCGAGAACGGCAGCCGTCCGCACGTCGTCGCCATCGACTACGGTGCCAAGGACAACATCTTCCGCAACCTGGTGAAGGCGGGGGCGCGGGTGACGGTGGTTCCCGCACGCACCCCGCTGGAGGAAATCCTCGCGCTGGAGCCTGCCGGCGTGTTCCTCTCCAACGGCCCGGGCGACCCGGCGGCGACCGGCGAATATGCCGTGCCGGTGATCAAGGCGCTGCTCGACAAGGACGTGCCGCTGTTCGGCATCTGCCTTGGCCACCAGATGCTGGCGCTGGCAGCGGGCGCGAAGACCACCAAGATGCACCAGGGCCACCGCGGCGCGAACCACCCCGTCCAGCGCGTGGGCGAGGGCTGGGGCGACACCGCCGGCCTGGTGGAGATCACCAGCATGAACCACGGCTTCGCGGTCGATGCCGACACCCTGCCCGCAGGTGTGGAGCAGACCCACGTCTCGCTGTTCGACGGCAGCAACTGCGGCATTTCGATCAGCGGCAAGAAGGCCTTCGGGGTGCAGTACCACCCGGAAGCGTCACCGGGGCCGCAAGACAGTTTCTACCTCTTTGAAAAGTTCGTGGGGATGCTCGACTAA
- the eno gene encoding phosphopyruvate hydratase translates to MTAIIDIHGREILDSRGNPTVEVDILLEDGSFGRAAVPSGASTGAHEAVELRDGDKDRYLGKGVQKAVDAVNGPISELLVLGPDAENQRDIDMALIDLDGTPNKGKLGANAILGVSMAVAKAAANARGLPLWAYVGGVQAHVLPVPMMNIVNGGEHADNPIDVQEFMVMPVGAGSIAEAVRWGSEIFHTLKKGLSEKGLATSVGDEGGFAPNLASTRDALDFIMASIEKAGFTPGDDVVLALDCASTEFYADGRYDLAGEQISLTPGEMADYLAKLCDDYPIKSIEDGMAEDDFEGWKALTDLIGDRVQLVGDDLFVTNPTRLSMGIEQGLANSLLVKVNQIGTLTETLQAVDIAHRAGYTSVMSHRSGETEDATIADLAVATNCGQIKTGSLARSDRLAKYNQLIRIEEELGDSAHYAGRGCFGRLSGWSED, encoded by the coding sequence ATGACCGCCATCATCGACATCCACGGCCGCGAAATCCTCGATTCACGAGGCAATCCGACGGTCGAGGTCGACATCCTGCTGGAAGATGGCAGCTTCGGCCGTGCCGCGGTGCCCTCGGGTGCTTCCACCGGCGCGCACGAGGCCGTGGAATTGCGCGATGGCGACAAGGATCGCTACCTCGGCAAGGGGGTGCAGAAAGCGGTCGACGCGGTGAACGGCCCGATCTCGGAACTGCTAGTGCTGGGGCCTGATGCGGAAAACCAGCGCGACATCGACATGGCGCTGATCGATCTCGACGGCACGCCCAACAAGGGCAAGCTCGGCGCGAACGCCATTCTCGGCGTCTCCATGGCGGTGGCCAAGGCGGCGGCGAATGCGCGCGGGCTGCCGCTGTGGGCCTATGTCGGCGGGGTGCAGGCGCACGTGCTGCCGGTGCCGATGATGAACATCGTCAACGGCGGCGAACACGCCGACAACCCGATCGACGTGCAGGAATTCATGGTCATGCCGGTGGGCGCCGGCAGCATTGCCGAAGCGGTGCGCTGGGGCAGCGAGATCTTCCACACGCTGAAGAAGGGCCTCTCGGAAAAGGGCCTGGCCACTTCGGTGGGGGACGAGGGCGGCTTTGCGCCGAACCTAGCCAGCACCCGCGATGCGCTGGATTTCATCATGGCCAGCATCGAGAAGGCCGGCTTCACGCCGGGCGATGACGTGGTGCTGGCGCTGGATTGCGCTTCGACCGAATTCTACGCCGACGGACGCTACGACCTTGCCGGCGAGCAGATCTCGCTCACGCCGGGCGAGATGGCCGATTACCTCGCCAAGCTGTGCGACGACTACCCGATCAAGTCGATTGAGGACGGCATGGCCGAAGACGACTTCGAAGGCTGGAAGGCGCTGACCGACCTGATCGGCGACCGCGTGCAGCTGGTGGGCGACGACCTGTTCGTCACCAACCCGACTCGCCTGTCGATGGGTATCGAGCAGGGTCTCGCCAATTCGCTGCTGGTGAAGGTCAACCAGATCGGCACGCTCACCGAAACCCTGCAGGCGGTCGATATCGCCCACCGCGCCGGCTACACCAGCGTGATGAGCCACCGCTCGGGCGAAACCGAGGACGCGACCATCGCCGACCTCGCCGTCGCCACCAATTGCGGGCAGATCAAGACCGGCTCGCTGGCGCGTTCGGACCGCCTCGCCAAGTACAACCAGCTGATCCGCATCGAGGAAGAGCTGGGTGATTCGGCGCACTATGCCGGTCGCGGCTGCTTCGGCCGTCTGAGCGGGTGGAGCGAGGACTAG